In Candidatus Cloacimonadota bacterium, a single window of DNA contains:
- a CDS encoding ABC transporter ATP-binding protein: protein MHKNFRWILKMWKTQKWFLLIMLVFTLASSAVSIAHPLIFGKLIDLLRDILSYPAKYPDPMADVNRIVWTLLGLGVAQFFTGFYPAFRGWVNIRFENMLRMIYFKHILDKDFRFFQKFRTGDIVTRLTDDLTDFSKISWFMCSGIFRAFNSFSLIAFSLAVMFSINVKLTLLSIAPLPLMMIVFYLVSDKLYRNFDLNQKAISNINSQLEMSFSGIRIVKAFVSEEKYNRFFDAALSRRFQTEMGVVKLNAVLGLIYQYIDYFAQIGVILFGGYMAVKGEISVGTFFMFYSYLSMMIYPLLDLPQLFVSGKQAFVNIDRLEEMKDFPTFNSDWKGDKKLDGIDSLRFEDVSITYPGKNEPAIQNCDFELKNGERLLILGATGAGKSTVANLLMGLLKQDSGRILVNETPLEELDIVALRELIAYVPQDPVLFSGTVRENVLFAVDEADEEEYGIAVKTAQLKEEIAAFPEGENTLVGQRGLGISGGQKQRVTVARALVKRPQLLILDDITASLDAENEEKLWQDIDVHYPGISAIVISHRLSTLHYVNRVLFLDSQGKTHQGTHDELVFNNKEYHDFLHEHLK, encoded by the coding sequence ATGCATAAAAACTTCCGCTGGATTCTGAAAATGTGGAAAACGCAGAAGTGGTTTTTGCTCATCATGCTGGTTTTCACGCTTGCCTCATCCGCAGTTTCCATCGCGCATCCGCTCATCTTTGGAAAGCTTATCGACCTTCTGCGCGACATCTTATCCTATCCAGCCAAATATCCAGACCCCATGGCGGACGTAAACCGCATAGTTTGGACGCTGTTAGGCCTGGGCGTAGCGCAGTTTTTCACCGGTTTCTATCCCGCTTTCCGTGGCTGGGTGAACATCCGCTTTGAAAACATGCTGCGCATGATTTATTTCAAACACATTCTGGATAAAGACTTCCGCTTTTTCCAAAAATTCCGTACCGGCGACATCGTCACCCGCCTCACAGACGACCTCACGGATTTCTCAAAAATAAGCTGGTTCATGTGTTCGGGCATTTTCCGCGCCTTCAATTCCTTTTCTCTCATCGCTTTTTCGCTGGCGGTGATGTTCAGCATAAATGTGAAGCTCACCCTGTTGTCCATTGCCCCGCTGCCGCTGATGATGATTGTGTTTTACCTGGTTTCCGACAAACTTTACCGAAATTTTGACCTCAATCAAAAGGCCATCAGCAATATCAACAGCCAGTTGGAGATGAGCTTTTCCGGCATCCGCATCGTGAAAGCCTTTGTGAGCGAGGAAAAATACAACCGCTTTTTCGATGCCGCGCTCAGCCGCCGCTTCCAAACCGAGATGGGCGTGGTGAAACTCAATGCTGTTCTGGGTCTCATCTATCAATACATCGATTATTTTGCCCAGATTGGAGTCATCCTTTTCGGTGGCTACATGGCTGTGAAGGGCGAAATCAGCGTGGGCACCTTTTTCATGTTCTATTCCTATCTCAGCATGATGATTTATCCGCTGCTCGACCTGCCTCAACTCTTTGTTTCCGGCAAACAGGCTTTTGTGAATATCGACCGCCTGGAAGAAATGAAGGACTTCCCCACCTTCAATTCGGATTGGAAGGGCGATAAAAAGCTCGATGGCATTGACTCCCTGCGCTTTGAAGACGTCTCCATCACCTACCCTGGCAAAAATGAACCTGCCATCCAAAACTGCGATTTCGAACTGAAAAATGGCGAACGGCTCCTCATTCTGGGTGCAACCGGCGCGGGTAAAAGCACCGTCGCGAACCTGCTGATGGGTTTGTTGAAACAGGATTCCGGGCGCATTTTGGTGAACGAAACCCCATTGGAGGAACTGGACATCGTGGCGCTGCGGGAGCTGATTGCCTACGTTCCTCAAGACCCGGTGTTGTTTTCCGGAACCGTGCGTGAAAACGTTCTTTTTGCCGTGGATGAAGCGGATGAAGAGGAATATGGCATTGCCGTGAAAACCGCGCAATTGAAGGAAGAAATAGCCGCTTTCCCGGAGGGTGAAAACACGCTCGTGGGTCAGCGCGGACTTGGCATCTCCGGCGGACAAAAACAGAGGGTCACCGTGGCACGAGCTTTGGTGAAACGCCCTCAGCTTCTGATTTTGGACGATATCACCGCTTCCCTGGATGCCGAAAACGAGGAAAAACTGTGGCAGGATATCGATGTCCACTACCCCGGAATTTCCGCCATTGTGATTTCACACCGGCTTTCCACCCTCCACTATGTGAACCGCGTCCTCTTTTTGGATTCGCAGGGCAAAACGCACCAGGGCACCCATGACGAATTGGTATTCAACAACAAGGAATACCACGACTTCCTGCACGAACACCTCAAATAG
- a CDS encoding ABC transporter ATP-binding protein has translation MSKRPDGSPNYFKLLYPFVKKDMGLLLFGLFAMLCTSAIQLLYPLILAEIVDKSIPNGDMAQMFRFGGIFVVAVVVSGILSYLQIVLLSRLGVKIITKFKGQVFRHLLTLPVDWFNKQPVGELISRVESDAERVKALFSELSIRIIGNLLFFAGVFLVMFLRAPNIASWILPLMGVAIIGYYFLIRYLSQFYLKIREKNALVTAKITDYVQGMPILQALNRENKAYEDLKTASNDKYRLETRTSFIEYGSQSVFMLVFEVVLLVLIIKLTAPRIIAGAVTIGTLIIFVDYILRMIWPLMQISENVMQIQRAFVSLKRIVELTELTSEEEIFIGTKEASFQREIRFENVWFAYKDEEWVLRDVSFTIPKGKKIALVGASGSGKTTCVSLLCGFYPLNKGRIFIDDVPLDEIEFRGWRRKIGLILQDIFLFPGSILENVRVYNDLVSPEKVREAINIVQLDDFINQQELGLDAELAERGQNVSQGEKQLISFARALAFDAELIIMDEATASIDPQTEAKIQKSMEAIFSDRTAVVVAHRLTSVLDADEILFFSNGEIIHRGTHNELMQSSREYRKLVELQLIGTEDGDA, from the coding sequence ATGTCGAAGCGGCCAGACGGCTCACCAAACTATTTTAAGCTCCTGTATCCTTTCGTCAAAAAGGATATGGGGCTTTTATTATTTGGTCTTTTTGCCATGCTTTGCACCTCTGCCATCCAGCTTCTCTATCCGCTGATTTTGGCAGAAATCGTGGATAAAAGCATACCAAATGGCGATATGGCGCAAATGTTCCGCTTTGGCGGTATTTTTGTGGTGGCGGTGGTGGTTTCCGGCATTCTTTCCTATCTCCAAATCGTGCTGCTGTCCCGTTTGGGCGTGAAAATCATCACCAAATTCAAGGGTCAGGTTTTCCGCCATTTGCTCACTTTGCCGGTGGATTGGTTCAACAAACAGCCTGTGGGCGAGCTAATCTCGCGTGTGGAATCCGATGCTGAGCGTGTAAAAGCCCTGTTTTCCGAGCTTTCCATCCGCATCATCGGAAATCTGCTTTTCTTTGCCGGAGTTTTCCTGGTGATGTTTTTGCGCGCGCCCAATATTGCCAGCTGGATTTTACCGCTCATGGGCGTTGCCATAATTGGCTACTATTTCCTCATCCGCTATCTTTCGCAGTTCTACCTGAAAATCAGGGAAAAGAACGCGCTCGTCACGGCAAAAATCACGGATTACGTGCAGGGAATGCCCATCCTTCAGGCTTTGAACCGTGAAAACAAGGCCTACGAAGACCTCAAAACCGCCTCAAACGACAAATATCGCTTGGAAACGCGCACAAGCTTCATCGAATATGGCTCGCAGAGCGTTTTTATGCTGGTCTTTGAAGTGGTGTTATTGGTGTTGATAATCAAGCTCACGGCTCCGCGCATCATCGCCGGCGCGGTCACCATCGGCACCCTCATCATTTTTGTGGATTATATTTTACGCATGATTTGGCCCCTGATGCAGATTTCCGAGAACGTGATGCAAATCCAGCGCGCCTTCGTGAGCCTCAAACGTATTGTGGAACTGACCGAACTCACCTCCGAGGAAGAGATTTTCATCGGCACCAAGGAAGCTTCTTTCCAGCGTGAAATCCGCTTTGAAAACGTTTGGTTTGCCTATAAAGATGAGGAATGGGTCCTGCGTGACGTTTCCTTCACCATCCCCAAAGGCAAAAAAATCGCGCTCGTGGGAGCCTCCGGAAGCGGGAAAACCACCTGTGTGAGCCTGCTTTGCGGATTCTATCCGCTGAACAAGGGACGCATCTTCATCGATGACGTGCCCCTGGATGAGATTGAATTCCGAGGCTGGCGTCGCAAAATCGGCCTCATTCTGCAGGATATTTTCCTTTTCCCCGGCAGTATTTTGGAAAACGTGCGCGTCTATAACGACCTCGTTTCTCCTGAAAAAGTGCGGGAAGCCATCAATATCGTGCAATTGGACGATTTTATCAACCAACAGGAACTGGGCTTGGATGCCGAGCTTGCTGAACGCGGTCAAAACGTTTCCCAGGGCGAAAAACAGCTAATCAGCTTTGCCCGCGCCCTGGCTTTTGATGCCGAACTGATTATCATGGACGAAGCCACAGCCAGCATCGACCCTCAAACCGAGGCAAAAATCCAAAAAAGCATGGAAGCCATCTTTTCGGACAGAACCGCCGTGGTTGTGGCACACCGGCTCACCTCTGTTTTGGACGCGGATGAAATCCTCTTTTTCTCCAACGGAGAAATTATCCATCGCGGCACCCACAACGAGCTGATGCAAAGCTCCCGTGAATACCGCAAACTGGTTGAACTGCAGTTGATTGGCACGGAGGATGGCGATGCATAA